The Actinocorallia herbida DNA window GTCGTGGTCGACGTCGACGGCGTCCCCTCCGGCGAACTCGGCCACGGCGCTCCCCTGACCATCGGGTCCCGCCCGGAGGCCGCCGACGTCGTCCGCCTCTCCACGGCCGAACACGCCGGCCGCAGCAGGATCAAGCTCAGCCTCCTCGACCTCCCCCTGCGCCCCGACCAGCTCCTCGACCTCATTCCGCCGAGCCTCCGCCGCGACGTCGAGTCCCTCCACACCGAGGAGGCCGATCCGACCCCGGACGCCGCCGACCCGCCCACCTGAGGCCCGCCCACGCACCCGGACCGCCCCGGCGAAGACCTGCCTGACCCCGGTGCTCACCGCTGCGGTCTCGGCCTGGGCCGACCGCCGTGCCACCCTCGTTCAGTCGGCCCGGATGGTGATCGCGGTGAGAACGACTCCGAGGATCGAGACGCAGAGCATGGCGCTGTCGTACGGCCGGCTCTGCGGTCCGAGAGGCACGGCCGCTTCGGAGCCTCCCGGAGGGGGCATCCGGCGGTGCTTCCTGGCCCCGCCGTGCGCTGCCCGATGGGGCTGTAGGCGAGGACGATCACCGTGCCCGCCTCGGCTGCTTTGCCCGCGCCGATTCGCCCAGGGGGTCATCGCCGTTCCTTTCTCGATCGAAGGGGACGGGCGCCCGGGTCGTCGGGCGCCCGGCGGGATCGTCGGGTCACGCGCCCTTTGCGGCGAGCGCCAACAGGACGACGAGAAGAATGATCCAGAATGCGGCCGATGAGGAGGGCCCTCGGCGGTGGTGCGCGCGAACGCGGCGTCCGTTGCGCAGGTGTTCTCGAACGTGGGGCATGGTCCGTCCTCTGCTAGGGGGATGCGATGCGTCGCCGAAAATGGGCATGCGAAATCGACGGGTATGTGGATGTGCAATTCCTGGAGGCGGTGTGCGTGATGCAGGCGGAGCATGTGCCACTTGACCGCTCGGCGCCGGCCCTGATGCTTTTCGGGGCTTTGTCGGATATTTCGGAGGAGTCTAGCGGACGCGTGAATGGCCGGATGGGTTTACCTGAATTATCGCTTTTCTGGGATATTGGTCTATCTGGTTGATGATTTCTTCTTAAGCGGTAGTCCGAATGCGTGTGTCGTGGTGATGTCGTGGAGGCGGTGGCGGGTGCGGCGTGGGAGAGGGCTGTCGGGGCGGGGTGCGGGGGTGCGGGGACTCCTGGTCGGGGTGGTTGGTTCTGGCCGGGGGCGGGCGATCTGTGGCGTGAACCAAGTTCCGAGCAAGTAAGTCACAAGTCGCGTATCGGATGCTTTGGGCGTCGGATCGGGGGCGGCGGGCCGCGGAGTGCGGGACCGCGCGTGTGGGTGGCGCCGGAAGGGCGTCGAAGGAGAAGGGGAGAGATGGCGGGGAATGTGAGCGGGCGGTGCGGGGAGCACGCGGTCGTGATCGGGGGGAGCATCGCGGGGCTGCTGGCCGCGCGGGTGCTCAGTGACGGGTTCGCGAAGGTGACGGTGCTGGACCGGGACGGGTTCAGCGGGCGGGACGTGCCCCGTAAGGGGGTGCCGCAGGGGCATCACACGCACGGGCTGCTGGCGAAGGGGCGGGAGATCCTCGAGGAGTTCTTCCCCGGGTTCACCGACGGGCTGGTGAAGGACGGGGCGGTGCTGTGCGACGCGCAGAACGACTGCGTCTGGTACAACGACGGCCTGCGGATGCGGCCGGCGCCGTCGGATCTGCAGGCTCTCGCCGTCGGCAGGCCGATGCTGGAGAACCGGCTGCGGGTCCGGGTCGCGGCGCTGCCGAACGTGGAGATCCGCGCGCGGCACGAGGTGACCGGGCTGCTGCTCGGGGCCCGCGGGGTCGGCGGGGTCAGGGTCGTACCGGTCGGGGGCGGTGCGGAGGCGGAGATCGAGGCCGACCTCGTGGTCAACGCGTCGGGGCGCGGTAACAGGGGAGCGGTCTGGCTGCGGGAGCTCGGGTACGAGCCGCCCGCCGAGGAACGGGTCGACTCCGGGCTCGTCTACGTGACCCGTGAGTTCCGCGGCCACCCCGGGGACGCCGAGGTGACCGCGATCCTGTGCGCGCACTCGACGGCCTCGCCGCTCGGCGGGTTCGCGATCCGTGCCGAGGGAGACCGCTGGCTCATCACGGTGCTCGGCATGGGCGCCGACATCCCGTCGACCGATCCCGCGGAGTTCACCGGGTTCGCCGCGCGGCTGCCCGTGCCCGAGATCCACCGGCTGGCGTCCCGGCTGGAGCCGCTCGGCCCGCCGCGGCTGATGCGGATCCCGACGAGCGTCCGCCGCCGGTATGAGCGGATGCGTGCGTTTCCCGATGGCTATGCCGTGATCGGTGACGCGCTGTGCCAGTTCAACCCGTCCTACGGGCAGGGCATGACGATCGCGGCGTGCGAGGCCGTCGCGCTCCGCGACGCGCTGCGCGGCGGGACGGCCGGGCTCGCCCGCCGGTTCTTCCCCGCCGCGGCGAAGGTCATCGACGTCCCGTGGGACATGGCGGTCGGCGCCGACCTGCGCTTCCCGCACATCGAGGGCGCCCGCACCCCGAAGGTGAAGCTCCTCAACGCCTACGTCGCGCGCATCCACGTCGCCGCGCAGGTCGACCCCGTCGTCGGCAACGCCTTCCTCCAGGTCAGCAACCTGGTGAAGCCGCCGCAGAGCCTGTTCGCCCCGCGCATCCTCGCCCGGGTCCTCCGCCGCCGCCCGGGCCGCACGACCCCGCCGGTCCTCCCGGACGCGGTCCCGGCCGAAGCGCTCCTCGCCCACACGGCCGAGGCGGGCTGACGAAGACCGCGGCGCCCGCCCCTGCAGAGAGGGGTGGGCGCCGCGCCGCGCCGGTCCGCCTGGTCGAGGCGGGTCGACGACGATCGTGGCGCCCGCTCCGTTCCGATGGGGCGGGCGCCACGGCCTCGGTCCGCCTGGTCGAGGCGGCCGACGATCATGGTGGCGGTCAGCAGGCGGTGGGGTCGGTGGCGGTGCCTTCGGCGCAGGCCGCGGCGAGCAGGGTCGCGCGGAGGTCGGCGAGGGTGGGCGCGTCGGTCGGCTCGGTGACGGGGGCCGCGGTGGGGGACGGGGCGGTCGGCTCCTCGTCCTCGGTGAGGGGGACGGAGGTGGCCCAATCGGTGGGCTTGGTCGTCTTGGTGGGGGTGGGGCAGATGCCGTCGTCGTCGCAGGTGGCCGTGGTCGCGGGCTCGTCGATGACGCCCACCTCGTCCTCGGGGACCGCGGCGTAGCCGAGCAGGTCGCCGGCGCGCGCGGGGTCCATCAGCGGGGCGATCACCGGGCTGCCCACGGACTCCGCGACGAACAGGCCCTCACCGATCGGCACGTGGACCGTCCCGGCGTAGGCCAGCAGGGTCGGGTCGGTGATGGGCCGCCCGACGAGCGCCTGTCGTTCGGCGAGGTTGTGCACGTACATGAGCCCGGTGCCCGCGGTGCCGATCGAGTCCTTCAGTTCGGCGAGCGTCACGGTGGCGGGGTGCTCGATCTGGAGCCGGATCCTGCCGTCGGTGTAGCCCCGGCCGAGTTCACCCGCCAGGACCGCGTCCACCCGGACGACCAGGGACGCGTACCGCATGGCGGCGTCCTCGCTGTCGTAGGGCACGACGGTGACGGTGCTCTCGGCGTCGTCGGAGGCGAAGGCGATGCCGGGCTCGATGTCCTCGATCGTGCCCTGGATGAGCGCCTCGGCGGCCTTGAACGCGCCGGAGTCGGCGGCGCCAGGGGTGATGTCGGCGACGGAGTCGAACAGGTAGTCGCCGTCGTTGACGCCGGCGCCGTAGCGGATCTTCGCCCAGAACGGGCGGTCGGGCGCGCCGGAGGTGAGGGCCTGGCCCGTCAGCGCGCCGACGGTGACCGCGGCGATCAGGGCGAACGCGAGGAGAAGACGCCTGGTCATGGTCACCACGCTCCGTTCACGTGGCCGCGGTCGTGGCTGCTGTAGACCTTCGTGCTCGACGCCTGCTTCATGCAGGAGGTCAGGCCGGTGTGGCCGAGGCCGATGGCGTGCCCGACCTCGTGGCAGGCGGTGTGCTGCCGCTTGGCCACGGTCGTCATGTCGGCGAGGTCGAAGCGGATCTCCGCCCGGTCGCACAGATATTCGCCGCCCACCTGGGCGAGCACCCGGACGCACTTGGTGGACGCCGTGATGTTGACGCCGGTGCTGGAGCCGTCCCAGTCCTTGCCCCAGTAGTCGGTGTAGTAGGCGTCGAACATGACGATGTCGGTGTGGGTGCCGGCGGGGCTGTCGTAGCCGCCGATCCTCAGGTCGGTCTGGTAGTCCAGGTTGGCCATGCCGTAGTCGGCCCCGGTGATCATGGCGCTGGTGAGCGTCGACCCGTTCCAGTAGACGTCGCGGTTGTCGGTCTTGGGACAGCACCAGGTCGGGTGCCAGGCGTAGAAGCCGAACGTGTTGGCACTGGCGGGCAAGGCCGCCGTCAGCGCCGCCGACACCATCGCCACAAGGACGAGCAGCACGGCAAGGGGGGAGGTGCGCATGAACGATCAAGCTAGATCGCCACCGCACCCCCCTCAAGATCACGATCATGAACGCTCGGCGAACCCCGCATGAACCGGGCACCGCACCCGGTCAGTCCGGGAGCCAGTTGCCGTGGAAGCCGGTGGGGACGCGGACGGGGAGGTGGACCGCGGCGACGGTGTCGAGGGTCTCGGCGTCGAGGACGGCGAGGTCGGTGCTGCCTTCGGCCAGGTGGGAGACGAGGCCCATGAGGTGGCCGTGGCCTTCGGGGGAGTCGGGGGCGGCGGGCTCGAAGACGAACTCGCCGATGGCGGTGCCGGGGCCGAAGGAGCGGGTCCGGGCGGTGGCCGCGGCGAGGTCGTGCTTGATGAGGGTGTGGCTGACGGGGGCGGGGCCGGAGGCGATCTGGACGGTGTAGCCGTAGCGGTGGCGGCGGCCGAGGAAGCGTTCGTCGACACGGGGGAAGTCCTGGGAGCGGTCGTCGAGGAGCGCGCGGGTGAGGCGCCCGGTGCGCAGGTCGGCGGTCCAGCGTTCGAGGGTGGTGGTGACCTCGCCGATCGAGGCGTCGTCGTTGTCGAAGATCTTCGGCATGCGGGCGACGTCGAGGACGACCGCGTCGCCGTCCTCGTAGGCGTTCAGGGGGTGCATGACGTAGCAGGCGTCGATGTCGAACCAGCGGACGTCGGCGTTGCCGCCTTCGCGGGGCATGATGCCGACACGGGCCCGGTAGCCGTGTTTCCAGCTGTAGGGCATCGCCGCCGCCTTGGCCGTCTTCGCCGCGGCGGCGACGGGGTCGGGGACCGTGATCCCGCCGAGCGCCGCGCCCGCGACCAGCCTCGCCTCGTCCGACAGCGGCACCGGCGCCCGGACGCGCTTGGGCGGCATGACCCGGTCGAGGTCGAACGTGACGGGCAGATCGTAGATCACGACGAAGTTCTCGGTGAGGGAGAAGTCGTGCATCATCGTGCTGCCGCCGACCTCGATGTCGACGGTCCGGCGCGCCCGTCCGTCCGTCCCGATCACCGAGTACTGGACCTCGCTGCCGCGCGCGAACGAGTACGACACCGCGTGCAGTTCGCCCGTGGCCGGATCCCGCTTGGGGTGCGCGGTGTAGCCGCCGGTGATGGTCCCGCCGAAGTCGCAGGCCCCGACGGTGTCGAGCTCGTAGCCGAGTTCCATGTTGGCGATGCCGCCCTCGGTGAGCGCCAGCGTCCGTCCCGCGTGCGCGAGGACGTTGGTGTTCGGCGCCACCAGGTCCATTCCGGCGGGCCCTGACGAGGGCCGCGCGCCCTCGCCCAGCTTCCGGGCCGCGGCGGGGCCGCGCACCCACCGGTTGCGGTACCACTCGGCCCGCCCCTCCCGCAGCCTGATCCCGTGCACCATCGCGTCGCCACCGAACCAGTGGTAGACGTCGGGGTCCACTTCCCCGATCGGGTTCGGCCCGTTGCGCAGGTACCGCCCGTTGAGGCTCTCCGGCAAAACGCCGGTGACCTTCAGGTCGGTGAGCGTCAGCTCCTCGGATACCGGGGCGTGCGGGCCCTCCAGGTAGGGGTGTGCCATGGATGCCTCTTCTCCTCGACGAACCAGCCCGACGGTCGCACACGGAGGCCGTCCACGCCAGGGTCGAGGGGGCGGAGCGGCCGGCGGGCCGCTCCGCCCCGGTGCGCCGGGCTAGAACAGGTCGTACTGGGTCTGCGGGTTCAGCTGCCGGTACTCGTAGCGGTCGGCGTGCTTGGTGAGGGGATCGGTGACGTCCAGGACGTCGAAGCCCTTCTGGATGTCGTTGGAGAAGATGTGGCCGTTGTAGTAGTAGGCGGACCAGGAGCCGCCGAGGACGAGGGAGGTCGCCGACAGGGGGCCGCGTTCGAAGTAGGCGAGCTCCTTCGGCTTGCGGGAGTTCGTGAAGTCCCAGACGGAGATGCCGCCCTGGTACCAGGCCTGGACCATGATGTCGCGGCCCTTGACCGGGATCAGGTTGCCGTTGTGCGCGACGCAGTTCTCGGTGTCGGCGTTGGCGCGCGGGATCTTGAAGTAGCTGCGGAAGACGAGCTTGCGCCTGTCGCCCTTGCCGACGATGTCGTAGATGGCGTCGGCGCCCTTGGACGATCCGATCGTCTCGTTGCAGGTGGCCGTGCCGCCGCCGCCCAGTTCGTCGGTGAAGACGACCTTGTCGGCCTTGTTGTTGAACGTCGCCGAGTGCCAGAACGAGAAGTTCACGTCGTCGCGGACCGCGGTGATGAGCCGCGGATACTCCCGGTCGGAGATGTCGAACAGCGCGCCGTCGCCCATGCAGGCGCCGGCCATCAGGTCCTTGTCCGGGTAGACGGTCAGGTCGTGGCAGCCGGTGGTCGCGTAGGTGGTCTCGGGGTAGGCGAGGCCGTCGCCGGGGTTGCCGCCGTCGCTGAACAGGACGGGTTCGGCGACCAGCGCCGCCGCCGTCGGGTCCTTGACCGGCACCTTGATCACGGAGATCTTGTCGTGCGGGTACGTGCAGTCCGCGCCGACGCTCGCCGCGCTCGTCAGGTAGGACGAGACGTACAGGTAGACGGTCTTCCTGCTCTTGGACGGCACGAGGGTGTGGGTGTGGGACCCGCACTTGGTCTCGACCGACTTGACGTACCGCGGGTTCGCCGGATCGCTGATGTCGAAGATCTTGATGCCCTCCCAGGCCGTCGGGTCGGTGACGGGCTTGGCGACGCTCTGGCACGAGTCGTCGCTGCGGGAGGAGTCGGTCGATAGGAACAGCAGGTTCCCGGTGACGGAGATGTCGTTCTGCGATCCGGGGCAGAGGACCTGGCTGACGATCGTCGGCGCGGCGGCCTTGTCGATGTCGTACACCGTGAAGCCGTTGTAGTTGCCGGCGAAGGCCAGGTCGCCCTTGAAGGCGAGGTCGGAGTTGTAGGCGGTGGGCGAGGCGAACGCCCCCTGCTTGGGGAGGTTCGCGAGGTGCTTGAGGTCGGGGCTCGACACGGCCTCGTCGACGCCCGGGATGACCGGGTCGGCGGACGCGGGGGCGCCGCCGAGGACGAGGGCGAGCGCGGCGAGCAGGGCGGTCACGAGGGAGAAGGTCGGTCTGTGCAGGACTCTGGAGGCCATACGGGAGCTCCTTTGCGGACACTGATCGATCGCCGTGAGTATCGCCCGGATTCCGTTATGGAGATAAGTCCGAACACCCTTGTGATGATGTTGATATGACCAGATATGTCGTCTTGGCGCCGCAGGTTGTTACCTTCGCGTCTCAGAGGGACGGAAGGGAGTGCGTCGAATGGGTGTGCCGAAACGCGGTGCCGGTGCCCTTGCCGTCGCGGGCTTGACGGCCGCGCTGCTCACCGGGTGCGGTGGTGGCGAGGACCCGGTCCCGGGTCCCACCGCGACGATGCTGGCCCCGGGCCGTCCCGGCGAGCCGAACGCGACGGTCACCGCGGGCCCGACCGCCGACCCCGCGCCCGCGGAGGCCGACGTGACCTTCATGCGCATGATGATCGTCCACCACGGCCAGGCGATCGAGATGTCCGAGCTCGCCCCCGGCCGCGCCGCGGACCCTCGCGTGAAGTCCCTGGCGTCCCGGATCAGCGCCGCCCAGACCGGCGAGATCACCCTCATGCGCGACTGGCTCCGCCGCCACAAGAAGCTCCCCGCCACCGACCACGACCACCACGCCATGCCCGGGATGATCACCCCCGGCGAGCTGGCCGCGCTCAAGGCGGCCCGCGCCACCGAGTTCGACCGCCGCTACCTCACCCTCATGATCAAGCACCACGAGGGCGCCCTCACCATGGCCGACACGGTCCTCGCCGGGGGCACCGACACCGTCGCCCTCCAGCTGGCCAAGGACGTCAACACCACCCAGCAGGCCGAGATCAACCGCATGCGCGCCCTGCTCTAGGCCGCGCCGACGGCCGCGCGGTGCTCGGCCGGGGTCAGCCCGCGGACGCGTTTGAAGGCGGTGCTGAGCGCGAAAGCCGTGCCGTAGCCGACCCGCCGGGCGATGGCGTCGAGGGTGAGGGACGGGTCGGCGAGGAGGTCGGCGGCCAGGTTCAGGCGGTGCCGGGTCAGATGGGCCATGGGGGACGCGCCCACGAGCGCGGTGAAGCGGCGGGTCAGCGTGGAGCGGGAGACCGACAGGCCGGCGGCCAGGGCGTCGACCGTCCACGGGTGCGCGGGATTGTGCTCGAGCAGGCGCAGCGCCCGGCCCACGAGCGGGTCGGACTGCGCGCGGTACCAGCCGGGCGGGTCGCCGTCGGGACGGGTGAGCCAGGCACGCAGCAGGGTGACGGTGAGCAGGTCGAGGAGGCGGTCCAGGACGGCGGACTGGCCCGGCGCGTCGGTGGTGATCTCCGCGGTGAGCGCGGTGATCAGGGGCTCCCGGGCGGTGTCGGCGGGGAGCACCAGGAGCGGCGGCAGCGCGTCGAGGAGGTCCCGGGCGGTCTCCGCGGCCGTCTCGTAGGTGCCGGTGAGCATGACCGTCCGGCCGTCGGGGCTGTTCCCCCAGGTCCGCACGCCCTGGGACATCCGCTCCTCGAGCCGGGTTCCGTCCAGGGAGGCGCAGACCTGTCCGGGGCCGATGGAGATCTGCGCGGGGGTGCCCGGAGCGTCCGCCACGGTGTACGGGGAGGGGCCCCGGGCCAGCGCGACCGCGCCCGGTGTCAGCTCCACCGGCGCACCGGACGCGGGCGTGAGCCAGGCGGTGCCGCGGGCGAGGACCACGACGGTCAACGGCGCGCCGTCCTCGATCAGCATCGACCACGGCGGGTCCATGAGCGAGCGCAGCAGGAACGCGCCGCGGGCGCGCTGGGCGTTCAGCAGGGCGGCGAGAGCGTCCATGCCAGGACGGTAGCGCGTGATCCGCACACGTATGCCGCTGCGCCTCCGGACCATGGCGACCCGGGCGCCCGGCCGGTGGGATGGAGGTACCAGAACGTCGCGCCCCCTCAAGGAGAGTCCCATGATCCGCGCTCTGCTGCTCGTCTCCGCCGTCGGCGCCGGGGTCGGCGCCGGTGTCTTCTTCGCCTTCTCCACCTTCGTCATGCGCGCGCTAGGCACGCTGCCGACCGTCCAGGGCGTGGCCGCGATGCAGGCGGTCAACCGGGCCGCGCCGCACCCGCTGTTCATGCTCGTGCTGTTCGGGACCGCCGCGACGGGCGTCGCCGCCGGGGTCTCCGCGCTGCGCGACCCGTCGGCGCCGGGGGCCGCGCCGGCGATCGTGGGAGCCGGGCTCGCCCTCGTACCGGTGATCCTCACGATCTGCTACCACGTGCCGTACAACGACCGGCTCGCCGGCCTGGACCCCGTCGCCCCCGCCACCGCCGACTACTGGGCCGCCTACCTGTCCCGGTGGACGGCCGCCAACCACGTGCGCTGTCTGACCGGCATCGGGGCGGCGACCTCCTTCGCCCTGGCCTACCGCGGGCTGCGGTGACGGGCGCGGGCCCGTCACCGCAGCCGCGCGGAGCGGGTCCCGACGACGGGGCGGGGATCAGTTCCCCACGCCGAGGCCCGGCATGAAGACCGCGTTCCCCCCGACCGGCGCCCCCGCGCGCTGATCCGCCCGAGGGCGGCCCGTGCCCGGCGCTCCAGGCCGGGCACGCGCCGCCCGGCTCGTCATGCCGGGGCGTCCGTCGGGACGGCCTCGGGCCGGTCGGCCTGCGGGGTGCCGGGGTGGCGCAGGACGATGAGGGCGACGAGGACCGCGGCGAGGAGGAGGGCCGCGCCGAGGGTCAGGCCGAGCCCGTAGCCGTCGGCGAGGGTCTCGGGGGTGGCGGCAGGCCCGGTGCGGTCGGCGGCGGCGGTGCCGAGGGCGGCGAGGCCGAGCGCGGCGCCGAGCTGGCGCGCGCTGTTGAGCAGGGCCGAGGCGGTGCCGCTCTCGTGGGACGCGACGCCCGCGGTGCCGATGGAGATGAGCGGCCCGAGGCACAGGCCGAAGGCGATGCCGACGGTGATCGACGGCCCCAGGACGTCGGTGGTGAACGCGCCGTCCGGGCTGAGCAGGCCGAACCAGGCGAGCCCGGCCGCGCTCAGCAGCCCACCGCCGACCAGCAGCGTGCGCGGTGCGACCCGGTAACCGAGTTCGACGGCCAGCACGGAGCCCGCGACGGTGCTGAGCGCCATCGGCAGGAACTCGACGCCGGTCAGGGCGGGTCCGTGCCCGAGAACCTGTTGCAGGTAGAGGGATGCGAAGTAGAAGGAAGAGGACATGGTCGAGCCGACCAGCAGGGTGTAGAGACTCGCGCCGAGGACCGAGCGGTGGGCGAACAGGCCGAGCCGGACGAGCGGTTCGCGCCGGGTGGTCCGCTCGACCAGGACGAAGACGGCGAGCAGCACGACGGCGGCCGCGAGCGTCGTCAGCGTCTCCGGCGACGTCCACGCGTACCGGTCCGTGCGGACGATGCCGAACACCAGCAGGGTCATGCCCGCCGTGGCCAGCACCGCGCCGAGGACGTCCGGCCGGCCGCCGCGCGCGCCGGACCGGTCCGCGGCGACGCCCCGCCAGGCCATGGCGAGAGCGGCGACGGCCATCGGCACGTTCACGAACATCACCCAGCGCCAGCCCGCGTACTCGGTGAGCAGCCCGCCGATCAGGACGCCGAAGGCGGCCCCCGCGGCGTTCGTCGCGCTCCACACGCCGAAGGCCCGGACCCGTGCCCTGCCCTCGGGGAACGTCGTGGCCAGCAGCGCCAGCGCGGCCGGGGCCAGCGCCGCGGCCCCGATCCCCTGGACGGCGCGGGCGGCGACGAGGTGGCCGGGCTCCTGGGCGAGCCCGCCGAGCAGCGAGGCGAGCCCGAACAGGCCGAGCCCGAACAC harbors:
- a CDS encoding NAD(P)/FAD-dependent oxidoreductase, whose product is MAGNVSGRCGEHAVVIGGSIAGLLAARVLSDGFAKVTVLDRDGFSGRDVPRKGVPQGHHTHGLLAKGREILEEFFPGFTDGLVKDGAVLCDAQNDCVWYNDGLRMRPAPSDLQALAVGRPMLENRLRVRVAALPNVEIRARHEVTGLLLGARGVGGVRVVPVGGGAEAEIEADLVVNASGRGNRGAVWLRELGYEPPAEERVDSGLVYVTREFRGHPGDAEVTAILCAHSTASPLGGFAIRAEGDRWLITVLGMGADIPSTDPAEFTGFAARLPVPEIHRLASRLEPLGPPRLMRIPTSVRRRYERMRAFPDGYAVIGDALCQFNPSYGQGMTIAACEAVALRDALRGGTAGLARRFFPAAAKVIDVPWDMAVGADLRFPHIEGARTPKVKLLNAYVARIHVAAQVDPVVGNAFLQVSNLVKPPQSLFAPRILARVLRRRPGRTTPPVLPDAVPAEALLAHTAEAG
- a CDS encoding carotenoid oxygenase family protein — its product is MAHPYLEGPHAPVSEELTLTDLKVTGVLPESLNGRYLRNGPNPIGEVDPDVYHWFGGDAMVHGIRLREGRAEWYRNRWVRGPAAARKLGEGARPSSGPAGMDLVAPNTNVLAHAGRTLALTEGGIANMELGYELDTVGACDFGGTITGGYTAHPKRDPATGELHAVSYSFARGSEVQYSVIGTDGRARRTVDIEVGGSTMMHDFSLTENFVVIYDLPVTFDLDRVMPPKRVRAPVPLSDEARLVAGAALGGITVPDPVAAAAKTAKAAAMPYSWKHGYRARVGIMPREGGNADVRWFDIDACYVMHPLNAYEDGDAVVLDVARMPKIFDNDDASIGEVTTTLERWTADLRTGRLTRALLDDRSQDFPRVDERFLGRRHRYGYTVQIASGPAPVSHTLIKHDLAAATARTRSFGPGTAIGEFVFEPAAPDSPEGHGHLMGLVSHLAEGSTDLAVLDAETLDTVAAVHLPVRVPTGFHGNWLPD
- a CDS encoding LVIVD repeat-containing protein, which gives rise to MASRVLHRPTFSLVTALLAALALVLGGAPASADPVIPGVDEAVSSPDLKHLANLPKQGAFASPTAYNSDLAFKGDLAFAGNYNGFTVYDIDKAAAPTIVSQVLCPGSQNDISVTGNLLFLSTDSSRSDDSCQSVAKPVTDPTAWEGIKIFDISDPANPRYVKSVETKCGSHTHTLVPSKSRKTVYLYVSSYLTSAASVGADCTYPHDKISVIKVPVKDPTAAALVAEPVLFSDGGNPGDGLAYPETTYATTGCHDLTVYPDKDLMAGACMGDGALFDISDREYPRLITAVRDDVNFSFWHSATFNNKADKVVFTDELGGGGTATCNETIGSSKGADAIYDIVGKGDRRKLVFRSYFKIPRANADTENCVAHNGNLIPVKGRDIMVQAWYQGGISVWDFTNSRKPKELAYFERGPLSATSLVLGGSWSAYYYNGHIFSNDIQKGFDVLDVTDPLTKHADRYEYRQLNPQTQYDLF
- a CDS encoding DUF305 domain-containing protein; translated protein: MGVPKRGAGALAVAGLTAALLTGCGGGEDPVPGPTATMLAPGRPGEPNATVTAGPTADPAPAEADVTFMRMMIVHHGQAIEMSELAPGRAADPRVKSLASRISAAQTGEITLMRDWLRRHKKLPATDHDHHAMPGMITPGELAALKAARATEFDRRYLTLMIKHHEGALTMADTVLAGGTDTVALQLAKDVNTTQQAEINRMRALL
- a CDS encoding AraC family transcriptional regulator, with translation MDALAALLNAQRARGAFLLRSLMDPPWSMLIEDGAPLTVVVLARGTAWLTPASGAPVELTPGAVALARGPSPYTVADAPGTPAQISIGPGQVCASLDGTRLEERMSQGVRTWGNSPDGRTVMLTGTYETAAETARDLLDALPPLLVLPADTAREPLITALTAEITTDAPGQSAVLDRLLDLLTVTLLRAWLTRPDGDPPGWYRAQSDPLVGRALRLLEHNPAHPWTVDALAAGLSVSRSTLTRRFTALVGASPMAHLTRHRLNLAADLLADPSLTLDAIARRVGYGTAFALSTAFKRVRGLTPAEHRAAVGAA
- a CDS encoding DUF1772 domain-containing protein; this translates as MIRALLLVSAVGAGVGAGVFFAFSTFVMRALGTLPTVQGVAAMQAVNRAAPHPLFMLVLFGTAATGVAAGVSALRDPSAPGAAPAIVGAGLALVPVILTICYHVPYNDRLAGLDPVAPATADYWAAYLSRWTAANHVRCLTGIGAATSFALAYRGLR
- a CDS encoding MFS transporter: MYRTQNEHGFRGSSTARPGLTLAAVAIVQFMVSLDLSVVNVGLPEIAAGLGFGAVGLTWVIHAYALTFGGLLLLGGKAADRYGRKRVLVFGLGLFGLASLLGGLAQEPGHLVAARAVQGIGAAALAPAALALLATTFPEGRARVRAFGVWSATNAAGAAFGVLIGGLLTEYAGWRWVMFVNVPMAVAALAMAWRGVAADRSGARGGRPDVLGAVLATAGMTLLVFGIVRTDRYAWTSPETLTTLAAAVVLLAVFVLVERTTRREPLVRLGLFAHRSVLGASLYTLLVGSTMSSSFYFASLYLQQVLGHGPALTGVEFLPMALSTVAGSVLAVELGYRVAPRTLLVGGGLLSAAGLAWFGLLSPDGAFTTDVLGPSITVGIAFGLCLGPLISIGTAGVASHESGTASALLNSARQLGAALGLAALGTAAADRTGPAATPETLADGYGLGLTLGAALLLAAVLVALIVLRHPGTPQADRPEAVPTDAPA